In Streptomyces alboniger, the following are encoded in one genomic region:
- a CDS encoding GNAT family N-acetyltransferase has protein sequence MEPVTLTTERLNLRAFTPEDVDEVYEACQDPEIQRWTTIPSPYARVDAENFVGRMVPDGWRNDREYTFAVRPRGGGPLIAATSLHHPRSGTWEVGYWTAKEHRGRGYMTEAVLGLARWAFTDLRCPRLEWRAEIGNTGSRAVVEKAGFTVEGVLRSSLLNKGTLRDGWVGALLPSDIAMPSPQPYLPAKT, from the coding sequence ATGGAGCCCGTCACACTCACCACCGAACGCCTGAACCTGCGCGCCTTCACACCCGAGGACGTCGACGAGGTCTACGAGGCCTGCCAGGACCCCGAGATCCAGCGCTGGACCACGATCCCCTCGCCGTACGCGCGCGTGGACGCCGAGAACTTCGTCGGCCGCATGGTCCCGGACGGCTGGCGCAACGACCGGGAGTACACCTTCGCCGTACGCCCCCGGGGCGGCGGCCCCCTGATCGCGGCCACCAGCCTGCACCACCCGCGCTCGGGCACCTGGGAGGTCGGCTACTGGACGGCCAAGGAGCACCGGGGCCGCGGCTATATGACGGAGGCCGTGCTCGGCCTCGCCCGCTGGGCCTTCACGGACCTGCGCTGCCCCCGGCTCGAATGGCGCGCGGAGATCGGCAACACCGGGTCGCGGGCGGTCGTGGAGAAGGCCGGTTTCACCGTCGAGGGCGTGCTCCGCTCGAGCCTGCTGAACAAGGGCACGCTCCGGGACGGCTGGGTGGGCGCCCTGCTCCCCTCGGACATCGCCATGCCGTCCCCGCAGCCGTACCTGCCCGCGAAAACCTGA
- a CDS encoding winged helix-turn-helix domain-containing protein, whose protein sequence is MTSLPRPATELSADDARRIALRAQGFLGAPDRKSGVRGVLRHLGAVQLDTISVLARSHELIPYARLGPVGRDTVEAAYWTRTHAFEYWSHAACILPVEEWPHFAFRRRAYRSRPHWHHDLPDGAYDQVIKQLRAEGPLTATELGGAKNKGEWWDWSESKIAVERALMYGEVVCTERRSWKRVYDLAERAIPEALLHDDLSDAECLRRLVRLAGEALGVGTRADIADYHRLKGEQFDAVVADSGLVPVTVQGWSKPAWADPKALESAPRGRHRTTLLSPFDSLIWERARTERIFGFTHRLEAYVPKPKRIHGYFAMPLLAGGRLLGRVDPAREGSTLVAKQVSLDTPKAVEPMAQALVEAASWVGSDSVRVERVDRPELTAPLIAAVRQRI, encoded by the coding sequence ATGACGAGCCTGCCGCGCCCCGCCACCGAACTCTCCGCCGACGACGCCCGGCGCATCGCGCTGCGCGCCCAGGGCTTCCTCGGTGCCCCGGACCGCAAGTCCGGCGTGCGGGGCGTCCTGCGGCACCTCGGCGCGGTCCAGCTCGACACGATCTCGGTCCTGGCCCGCTCGCACGAACTCATTCCGTACGCGCGTCTGGGCCCCGTGGGCCGCGACACGGTCGAGGCGGCGTACTGGACCCGGACCCACGCGTTCGAGTACTGGTCGCACGCCGCGTGCATCCTGCCCGTCGAGGAGTGGCCCCACTTCGCCTTCCGCCGCCGCGCCTACCGCTCCCGCCCGCACTGGCACCACGACCTGCCCGACGGCGCGTACGACCAGGTCATCAAGCAGCTGCGCGCCGAAGGCCCGCTGACCGCCACGGAGTTGGGCGGCGCGAAGAACAAGGGCGAGTGGTGGGACTGGTCCGAGTCGAAGATCGCCGTCGAGCGCGCGCTGATGTACGGCGAGGTGGTGTGCACGGAGCGCCGTTCCTGGAAGCGGGTGTACGACCTGGCGGAGCGCGCGATCCCGGAAGCGCTGCTGCACGACGACCTGAGCGACGCGGAGTGCCTGCGCCGCCTGGTGCGCCTGGCCGGTGAGGCGCTGGGCGTCGGCACCCGCGCGGACATCGCCGACTACCACCGTCTCAAGGGCGAGCAGTTCGACGCGGTGGTCGCGGACTCGGGCCTGGTGCCGGTGACCGTCCAGGGCTGGTCCAAGCCCGCCTGGGCGGACCCGAAGGCCCTGGAGTCGGCGCCCCGCGGCCGGCATCGCACGACACTGCTCTCGCCGTTCGACTCCCTCATCTGGGAGCGGGCGCGCACGGAGCGGATCTTCGGCTTCACCCACCGCCTGGAGGCGTACGTGCCCAAGCCGAAGCGGATACACGGCTATTTCGCGATGCCCCTGCTCGCGGGCGGCAGGCTCCTCGGCCGGGTCGACCCCGCGCGCGAGGGCTCCACCCTGGTGGCCAAGCAGGTCTCCCTCGACACCCCGAAGGCGGTCGAGCCGATGGCTCAGGCGCTGGTGGAGGCGGCGTCCTGGGTCGGCAGCGATTCCGTACGGGTGGAGCGGGTCGACCGCCCGGAGCTGACCGCACCGCTGATCGCCGCGGTCCGCCAACGGATCTGA
- a CDS encoding response regulator, with translation MADSFGPMRHEGAGDGIGIGTDASAPRKEPIRVLVVDDHALFRRGLEIVLAAEEDIQVVGEAGDGAEAVDKAADLLPDIVLMDVRMPKRGGIEACTSIKEVAPSAKIIMLTISDEEADLYDAIKAGATGYLLKEISTDEVATAIRAVADGQSQISPSMASKLLTEFKSMIQRTDERRLVPAPRLTDRELEVLKLVATGMNNRDIAKELFISENTVKNHVRNILEKLQLHSRMEAVVYAMREKILEIR, from the coding sequence ATGGCGGACAGCTTCGGACCGATGCGTCACGAAGGTGCCGGGGACGGCATCGGCATCGGCACGGACGCGAGCGCCCCGCGCAAGGAGCCCATCAGGGTCCTTGTGGTGGATGACCACGCCCTCTTCCGCCGCGGCCTGGAGATCGTCCTCGCCGCCGAGGAGGACATCCAGGTCGTCGGCGAGGCGGGCGACGGCGCCGAGGCGGTGGACAAGGCCGCCGATCTGCTGCCCGACATCGTGCTCATGGACGTACGCATGCCGAAACGCGGCGGCATCGAGGCGTGCACCTCCATCAAGGAGGTGGCACCCAGCGCCAAGATCATCATGTTGACCATAAGCGATGAGGAGGCCGACCTCTACGACGCGATCAAGGCGGGTGCCACCGGTTATCTCCTCAAGGAGATCTCCACGGACGAGGTGGCCACCGCGATTCGCGCGGTCGCAGACGGGCAGTCCCAGATCAGCCCCTCCATGGCATCGAAGCTCCTCACGGAGTTCAAATCGATGATCCAGCGCACCGACGAGCGCAGACTCGTGCCCGCGCCCCGGCTGACGGATCGCGAGCTCGAAGTGCTGAAACTGGTCGCCACCGGGATGAACAACCGCGATATCGCCAAGGAGTTGTTCATCTCCGAGAACACCGTGAAGAACCACGTGCGCAACATCCTGGAGAAGCTGCAGCTGCATTCCAGGATGGAGGCCGTGGTCTACGCGATGCGGGAGAAGATCCTCGAGATCCGCTAG